From the Hevea brasiliensis isolate MT/VB/25A 57/8 chromosome 13, ASM3005281v1, whole genome shotgun sequence genome, the window AGTGTTTCAACTCAAGCATAAATAAAGGATGAAGTAATTCTAAAACAATAAAAGCAATAATGctcaacacacacacacacacaagaacTATTATTTAAATTGTGTGACTCACTTCAAGTGCGGTAGGATCTTTAGAGGAGACAGCAAGTGTTGCCTCATATTGTTTCAAACGAGCCTGCCACATGAAAGAAAAtgaaggtgttaaaattttttcgtCATTCATAGGAAAACAAAGCAACAACAAGAATAAAAATGGTTGATAACAAATTAAGTAATTAACTATCTCTGTGGTTAATTGATGATCATCATTGGGTTGGCATGGATTGGCTCAAAAATTGTAGAAAACCATTCGTCCAGTAGAAGACAATATGTGCATATAACTTATTAGTGATTATAAATATTGTTTATAAAAATGACAAAAAGGATGTAGTAGTTAAAAAATGGTTTGCATATAACTTAGCATTGGTGaagcaaaacatattttagcatactGGTTAATAAATCAGCAAAATAGACTTTAGTTTAACTCAATTCGTTCAAATGCTTTTCCACCAAAATCCATCCGAAGATTAGCTTCCCACCAATACCTGAAGAGTAGCTTTCTCTTCTTTGGATAACTTTTTATCAACTACTATAGCATCTTCAAGGGGACCATCACTGAAAAGTAGAAGACAGCATAAAAATGAAAACATGCTTTACAGAAAGGGACTAACAAAATATggttaaataaagaaaatattatgaGAAACAACTTACAATCAAGCAGTCTTGGCCAGAAATACACAGAAAGAATGCCTTATAAAGAGAGACAAAATAAGAAAACCTTTAAATCATTATAACATACCTTCCAGAAGGAAGAAAGTCTCCAAGTGCAAAAACCAGACCGAAGACAAGAACAGCTACTCCTACTCCAATCTATTCCATATTTGAAGTTTGATTATTGATGCTGTGCATGCATTTCCAAAATGGAATTTCATAGACAATGGCATTTGCATTTACCTTAGTGCCAAGTCCAATTGTCTTCTTCTCAGATTTAACTGGTGCATCATAGTCGATCTCATCTGCCTTTCTCTGTTCAAGTGCTGACCTGAGTAGTTACAGAAGGAATGATCCTCAGCGGAAAGAACTGCAAAAATGATGAAAAGCAAGCAAATCTCACCAATCAACCGTTGTCATTTAATGGGAAAAGGTAACTTGAATTGATGATAAGTAACCAATCAAAATAGAATTGTAAAAGCAATAAAAAAAATTGGTAACAAAAGAAGTACTGAAGCAATACAAGGAGGAAACCATAGGGTACAGTAGTATACTAATGTATGACAGTCAATTCTACAGAAAGACCAATTTCTGGCATAACCTGGAATGCAAATGCATGCATGCAACAATCAGATAAAACGAATGGTTGCATGTGGTAGAATACATAGTACATAATTCAGATAATTAACAATCACAATTCTGTAAAAAGAGGAAAGAAGATAAATAGAATAGTGTGTTTCGTGCATCCCAATTCTGTAAAAAGCCGAAGCGGATGAAATGCACCTTTTAACTGCTTCCAGGcgttcctcaaactcaatgtccATGGATTTTGACTTTCCATCAAAACGAGAACTTAAACCAGGTGCCTCTAAAAGGAAAATTCATGTTATGTAAATGAGGCAAAACCTATGAACAATGAAAAGAAGATTTTGAAGAAACAGGGAAAACTGTTTGAATATGAAAGCAAGATATTCTTACGAGTAGGTAGAGGGGTAGATTGTTTAGTGGTGGATTTCCTGCAcaggaaaaaagaaaagatataacaagtaagaaaagaaaaagaagcaaACAATTTTGCAAATGGGAATTGGAAGAAAATAATACCTTTGTTGTAACGCCATACCTTTGTCCTCCCTAGAGCTACTAACTTTCTTTGTCTGAGTAATTGAAAATGAAGCAGTGGGTGCCAAGGAAAAGGAATACAGATAAAGTAAAGAAAGCAAAAGCATACCTTGTTGTTGTTGGGGTCGTTTTTGGCGCCAAAACCACGCTTTGGCTTAGAATTGGAGCACTGAACACGAAATCTTGGAAAGCTACAACTTGCCATTGCCGTTATCGACATTTTCTTCCGTCTGTTCTCGATTTCTGACTAATTTCAGCGTTGTCAAATTAACAAGCGGGGGATAAGGTTCacgctttatttatttatttctcctGTTTCGTCGTGCGATATCTGTGTTGGATGGATGGGCGGGCGGGTTGTAATATAATCCGAATAGTTTGTCTAAAAGATCCGGTTTCAAAATCGCAAATTCACATAGATACATGGACAAAACTCAGCTCGTGGATAAATCTAATTGAACAATATACTCACTCAATAATTTCATGCTTTTTCCACCAtacataataattaaattcaatcaaattcttgattatttttaaTAGGCAACcgcttttaaataaaatattaaatccttcttaattaaattatattgatTTGTTTTAGAATTAATTTGAAAAATGTAACTCATCTCAACTGTCATATTTGAAAGAATTGATCCATATATGATAATATTATTATGACTCTAATTACAGGGCAATTTGTAATTCTCCAAAATAATCCATATATAATCGTAGAGTCTCAAATCTCAAtaattaactttttcttttttttttatatagttcTCCAAAATGGCTAAATCCATATCAGAGATGCACGTTTGCGCAATTGACGTTTATTAAagctttataataataataataataataataataatagtaataatatcaCTTCCACCTAGGCCTTAAATTAATACATAGAAAACATTTATGTTTAAAAGGACAAACAACTATTTATATAAAGAAGACAATCATCAAATATAGCAATGGCTGTTCCCTTAAATATGAGAAGCAAGCATAAAGGACCCATCCTTGGGCTTGTACTCCATCACATCATATGCATCTCAATCTTTCAGACCAAAAAGACTTCCAGGTGAAGTTCAAATCTTCGTTCCCAATAAACATCAAAGTTGTGAGCCAAGAAAAGAATTTGGAGCCTTTGGAATAAATtacccttttctttttttttttgaagaaattGGAGTAAATTACCCTTATTCCTCAACTTTTACCATCAGGGAATCAGCACAAGGTTTAATTTTCTTAAATGAAAACAAACTTGTTTCTTCCCgttagccaaaaaaaaaaacattgaaTATTTGATTATTCCCGAGGGAAAAAAGGTTGTGTGAAACTGCTAAAAACTGGAAAATGTTCATCCTAGGCAGACCATTCCTTTGCATCACAAACTAATATAATAACTCCAATCAAAATCTCCTAAGTTTACCACTGAACAACACATCATTACTCAGTAACAAATTGCCTAAAATGACTACAATTCAAGACCACCCAAGGCCATTCAAGTACATCTTAAATCCCTTCAATCAAGAAGGCGGCTTAGTGGCACTTGTTACAGCATTCCAAATCCGGCCAATACCCCCAATAACATGAGGCCAAACACTTTCAATCCTCCTCAAAGCAGTCCCAGAAGCAACCCCAATAGCGAAAGTTTCAACATACCCAGGCTTGGAATCCAACTTCATATCAAGAACAGCGACTCTGTTGTTGACCACATCAACCTTTCTTGATGTCTCAGCCATGAACTTGTCTTTCCTGTTCTTATTGTTAGCTGAGATAACCCTAAAGACTACATTCTGGAGATCTTCAATGACCTTGAGGGACGCTTCTTGAGAATCCAGGCCTTGAGATTGGTAGTGCGAAATTAGTTCTTGAGGGGTTGGTGGCTTCTTCTTGGAGGGTTTGTTGTTATCCTTGGATGGGGTTTGAGGGGTAGCATTCGGGATTGGCGGTTGTTCCATTTTAATTTACTATGAAGGAAGCAAGCAAGGAGCAGATGCCAGATGGAGCGGAGATGGGTTTTTTAAGGGCACCAAATGTTAAAGAGAAGAGAACCCCTACTCCGAAAATTGAGTCTTTCTTTGCGAGAGGGTTGGGTTGGGTTGGATAATGGGTTTTGGACCCTTCGACAAAAGGAAATGGATTTGGTTTGGGCTTCTTAGCACTTATGCTATTTACATGGAGGCAAGAATTTTCTCAAACTAATTCTAAGTAGacgatttatttattaaaatttgtaatGCCAATTAAACCAAAGTAGAATTCATGGGTCACTGAAAAAAAAACCGTCATGGGGGCCCTAGTTATCAAATCTAACCACCAGAACCATCCCAAATCAGATGATTTTTAGATTATGCTAAAGATAACTATTTTTATATATATGCTTGTGATTATAGACGTTTCAGATTATAACAAAGAAACTAGGTATCAATAACGCGAATTTTTCATTATTTCTATAAATCCAAAAACAAGAAATTGCATAAATCATGTTTCCAATTATGATTTCTAAACGAGTAACTCTACATACACCATGAGGCATTGCCTCCTATTATTATCCCATTTCAGGGGATACGACCAAAATGATTCGGCAATGGATCTTTCCGAGAGCAATCCTGCTAGCGCTTGTAACACAATCAAGGCAGGCCTCATCCACCAACAGTAACATTTAAATTGAACATAATTCTCTCCTTTGCATCAAAAATGCTCTCCAGGTGCAAGTACACTACAAAAATAAAATTTGCATCTACTAACCACTTCATTCAGCAGTCAAATAACTTCTCTTATTTGGTTTTAAAAACTGGCAAATTCAGTATCGCTAGCAATTAGGCACCCTTGATGTACATCAAATACCTATCTGTATATTtgcaacacaaaaaaaaaaaaaaccctaaaaaTTCCAACGATTAAGGGTGCTTTATACTCTTTGAACTGCGGTAGATATCAACTACTCTTCACAGAAAGACAGGCGCCATGACTAGCGTGATTGTTGCTAACATTTTTATAAGCACATGAAGTGAAGGCCCAGCTGTGTCTTTGAACGGGTCTCCTACACTGCACACCAtgcaaacaataccaaaatcacATCCAAGTATCCAGAAATTAACAAACCAGAAGATAAATATATAATAGCTATgtgtcacacacacacacacacacacacatatatatttgaCAGGGTTGACAAGATTATTGCAGCCCTTCTAGGGATTTCCCCTTCCTTGAAACAAAAGCTCATTACTTAACTAGTTAGAAATAGTGACTAATTAGCAATAGGACATCTGACATGGTTGGAAGGAATAATGCCTCCTATCATATAGAAAGAGAGGATTCATCCAAAAAATAGACTAGGGACACTCAGCAACTTTTCCTTCAGTAACAGTTGATAACCATGCATAGGTGCAGAAAGAGATGCTTACATCTTCAATCACCCTAGCCCTTGCACATACTAAAGAACCATCATTCTCTTCAGAGGCAATTGCCATTCTAATTCTAATTTCTCTTATTCAAAATTCCATTTTAGATTCTGTTAGTGCCAGTTACCTCCAATTGTAAAACAACATCAGACAATGTCAAGACTTACGTATCTCCAGTAACTGCTGCTTTATGACAGTTACTCCCCTTGCCTCCAAGAGCCCCTGTCTCAATATACTTCTTTGCATTATCCCATGCACCACCAGCTGTATTTAGGAAAAGAGCCATAAGAATGCCAGAAACTGTTCCAAACATCAGCATGGAAGCCACAACTTTAGCCCCAAGTAGAGGATGCCCCGTATAGTACCCTAAAATCCGGAACAGAAAACCTGCAAGCAATAGAAAGAAAATTAATATACAAAATAAATGGTAGTAATGCAATAATGGAATAGGCTTAAGAAGAGGCTCTAATATCACTATGAGATTATAATCCCAACTTTATTTGCAACCTCAATTACTTTCAAAAATACTTTTTAAAAAAAGAGATGTTTTCCATGCATAAAGCCATTAGACCCAACAGATTCACAAATAACATAGGTATGCTTTCTCACATATAGGACACATTCTCTGTGATATAATATCGGTCACTTAAGACTTCCCACAGCTAACATAACTAACATAAGCTCTTACAGAACAATAAGTTTCAAAACCAACACAACTAACATAAGCTCTTACAAGATACCAATAGAAgaaaaattgaaatattaaagATTAAACAGGACAAAGGAAAAAGGGGAAAATTAAAACAAGATGATTAACCTACCAACTACAATAGGTGATATAATAGCCAAAGCACCAGGCTTAATCATCTCCCTCAAAGAAGCAGATGCCACAATTGCGACACAGCGACCATAGTCTGGTTTCTCCTTGTAGTCCTGACATGAAAATGTTAAAAAAGTGCATTATTTGGAATCCAGAGCCTAACAGCAGAAGGAAAAAAGCACAGGAATGGGGAAATTCTATAACGCACTAGCTGTCCAAGAGGATAGTGCACCTCGCCTCACAATCATGTGGGATCCACTAATAAAATTAGTCTGTGGAGTGTGGATCCAATATGATTGAGAGAAGGTGTACTATTTTCAAGCTGATTAGATGCAATGAATAATTCCTATTGGAAGACACTCACCATAATACCAGGCCTCTCAATAAACTGCCTCCTTACTTCATTAACAACCTCCTGAGCAGTTCGGCCAACAGCTGAGCAGGCCCATGCACTGAATAAGAAAATAAGCATAGAGCCCAACAATCCACCAATAAAAACTTCAGGAATGGCAATATCAACCTGAAGGGAATTGAAATTATGAAAGTAAGATGAAATGTGCCAAAGCGTTAAGGACataaaataattaggtcaaggtacAATTATATAATTAGTTACCTGgttgaaaggttcatgggaaaatgcaGCAACCTCATCCATATAAGCACTAAATAGAAGGAAAGATGCAAGTGCTGCAGATCCAATGGCAAAACCTTTGGTTGTAGCTTTTGTTGTGTTTCCAACCGCATCAAGAAGATCAGTAATCTCCCGAACACTTTCTGGCTGCATGAGGTACATTTGCATAATATATATTGGACATTTATATAACAAATTTTGAACAAACTAAGAAAGAAGAGCAATATGTTATCtaggggtgagcaatcggttcaaaccaaaccgaaccgaaccgaattaaattatcaaaaccgaaccgtcaattttagaaaccgaaccgaaccgaaattagcgAAAAACCGAATCAAACGAtcagtttgatttttgattgattttttaatttaaacttgactttgaagttatttggtctaattttaactttggtttgaacctaataaccattaatcaatgaaattaaataattaatatatataaaattaaatataattcataaatttttcataaaaataaattaattaaaaaatcgattcggttcgatttagttcgatttgactatataaatcactattttttctcttcaaaaaatttttataaatttaaaccaaaccgaaccgattaacttaaaaacgaaccgattgaaccgaattgaatcggTTTTTGAAGCTCAGCCCTAATGTTATCCCCGGATTGAGCCAAATTTTCAACAAAGGCAACGATGATCAATTGTTACCTGCTGACTCATCTCTACAATTCCACCAGCATTGTCAGCTATGGGACCAAACATATCCATTGTAAGAACGTAGGCAGCAGTACTGAGCATTCCCATTGTTGCTACAGCAGTACCAAACAAGCCACCAGTTGGCTTTCCAGCTTCATCCACCAGACCAGAGGTGTGACCCAACCAAAAAGCTGAGACAATAGCTATACTAATGACAAGAACAGGAAGAGCTGTTGATTCCAGACCCAAACTAACTCCAGCAATTATGTTAGTCCCATGACCCGTGGAGCTAGCAAGAGCTAATGTGCGTACAGGTTCATGCTTGTAGTCAGTATAGTATTTGGTGATCCAGACAAAAATATATGCCGTGATGATACCAACCAATCCACACAAGGCAAAGTTAAACCATGCTGAAGGTGCTTGTTCAGTATAAAGCATCCAACGGGTAGACTGCAAAGCAATATGCAAAACACAGGCCATCTGTTAGAACTCAAACATTTTAAAGACAAAAATGCTGCTTGATCAAGTCTGGATACGAAGGCTCAGCAATATAttattaaaggaaaaataatgACAAATAAAACAATGAAATAGCAGCACCAGCTAacaattaaagagaacataaaaaTCTTTCAATTCTAGAAGACATATTACCGCACCAAATGTGAGAACTGCCAAAACTAATGTAACAGAGTATCCTTTCTGAAGGATTGCCATTGGATCCTCTATAGGAGACTTTACACTAGAATCACGTGCACCCCTTATTGAAAGTATTCCGATTGAAGAAATAACCAGGTCAAAAGAATGAATAACAAGAGGAAACAAGATGAAGCCAGAAGGATCTGCAAGAAATTGGACATCAATGAGTCTACAAAAGAAGACACATGGCCTTACTGGAACAACAATATATAGACAAAACCATCACAAAATCCAGATAATTAAGCATGTCAATTACAGaaaagagtgagagagagagagagagagagagagagagagagagagaagcttTGCTACATCCTAGTTCAGTATAACACCAATATAAAAACGTGATTAGATGATCATAACAATCCTCAGGCTTATGGAGAAATTGTAGAACAAATACAAATAAGTATATAAAGATGCTTGCCCTCAATTTTGCAACGTTGAGCCATTGTTCCTCCAAGTATCATTGCGCTTATTATTTCGGCAGCAATACTTTCAAAAAGATCAGCACCTCGAGCAGCACAATCACCCACATTGTCTCCAACctttttacacaacaagttcaatATTCAAAAGAAACTTATTAGAATTTCATTAAAGCAAAACTAGTGAACTGTACTAAAAGCATCATTAGAACAAGAAGTCCCCAACATCAGCAAAGAAAGAAAGGGGTAAATACCAAATCTGCAATTACTGCAGGATTTCTAGGATCATCTTCAGGGATTCCCTGTTCTACTTTTCCAACAAGGTCAGCCCCAACATCAGCTGCTTTGGTGTATATTCCACCACCTAACTGAGCGAACAGGGCAACAAAGGAAGCTCCAAAGCCATACCCCACGAGGAGAAGGGGTACTGAAAGAGAAAAACAAGAAAATGAGCCAAAATATCAGATTCAACTACCAACACAAATGGTTAACAGTGCTGCAAAACACACCATCCTAGGTGATAGTGATTCAACAACATTATATGGTTGCCATCTTGAGAATATgagaacaagaaaagaaaagaaagaaacctCAATACATTGAAAATGTAAAAAGAGTATAACTCATTCATATTGATAATGGACTAAGATTCATAACAATTACATCACAAGGGAAGTTATTACGTACAATCAGTAACCTTCATTGAACCTGGAGAATCCACTCCCAACCAAACATAAAATGCAGCATAAAGGATGGCTATACCAATTACAGCCATACCAACAACCACTAGGGCAGAGAAACCACCGGCACGGACAGCTACCTACACAATATATTTCCAGTTAAGACATAATTCACCAAATATAAGAAAACAACGGGCCATAAAAGGGACAACCTGCAGTGCATCTCTAGCTGACCGTCTTGCAGCACTAGAAACTCTAACATTTGCACGAACTGACACCCACATCCCAACATAACCTGCTATACCTGAACATAAAGCCCCCAAAAGAAATGCAGCAACTGTGATATATGCAGATGTCGACCTGCACGAACAGAATGAAAAAATTACCATGACAGATTAAAACATACACATAATGAATTGCTGCAATATTTTACTTATTCAATCACCTCCCAAGGCCAGAAGATTCTTGTTGAGGAGTTGTTGTACGGAACAAATATATGCAGAGGATCACCAGGGCCAGCAACATTGCCATCTTTGAGATTGtcccatactgggtcctgaagTAACCTTCAGCTCCATCACGTATTGCATCTGATATCTAGAAAGTAACATAATAAGCTCAGGACAAGAATCCAGCAAGTCTCAAAATTGTGATGCCATTTGCTCCCCAAGTTTTCTCATTTATTGTTCAAATATGATAGAGAACCAAACCAGTACAGACACACACTTGAACAGCGTGCTCTCACTTCACAGTGTATTTCTGATCCCAGAAtttcatcaaaattcatttcaaagcAGTCAAACAACATGTCCAAGCTAAAAGCATCTAGATCCAGAAATTTCATCTGAATATGCTTTTGAGCTAGACAGAACATGTAAAAAGGTATAAAGTAGTAGTGTAGTACTCATTCAATCTAGAATCATTAATTAAAGTACAACACTTTATAAACAATATAGTGATGGATCTCTCTTAGGTTGCACACATTAGAGATGATGTACCTGAGCCATTTCAGAAGGGCCCTCATCCTTTGATAGTACCCACTTAGTAAGATATATCGATAACAGGAAGCTGATGATGCAAATTGTAAAGACAAACACAATGATGGGAGAAGTACTTGCACCAATGTAAAAGATTGCTCCTAAACCCAACAGCAAAAGTATAAAAAGAACACGGACATTTATTCCCATTAGCACTCGAACAATCTGCACAAATAAAATCAATTTAGCCCATgcaaggaagagagaaaaatcaTAACGGAAATGGAAAATGAAACAGAAAATGGAAAGATTGCCGCTTAATTGTCATGACCAAGATTATCTTTCTTGCCATTCAAGCTTTTCCATTTTATCACTGGTAGTTACAAATTGCATTGGCAGTTCCAAAAATCCCATAGCTACACAAGGTTAGATGTCAATGCAATGCCCACAAAAATACAGGTACAAATCATAGTTTAAAGTTCATTCACCAAAAGCAGCAAAAACAACTGTTGCAGTAAAGACCAAGAAACTGTTCCTGGTGGCAAAATAGAGAGGCACACAACCATAGAACAGATGCTTTCATGCCTCCATAATTGGAATCATGTTTCTCATGGCTAAATCAAAATATTTATCACAAAAGAATCCAAACAAGTGAACATTTGTTACTCACAAATGGAGTATAAGGTTTACTACGCATATTGGGGAAAGTCCTTGGCCTCTCTTGGTACGGCCCCAAATTACCACGCTCAACATCATCATCCATCATCATTGTATGGGAAGAATTCACCCTTCGGGCTACAGGAAAAGGACTGTAGTCGTTGCCTTGGGGCAGGTCGCCCCCTGAACTGGGTCTCTGAATTTTGAATGCTCTAAGTTGTCCAGAAATCACTAATGTTTCAATTGATAAGATATAAGAAACCACCAAATTTCTTCTGATGAGCTGCAGAACCAGAAACTAAGCTGCGAAAATATAGATTTTCCAGCTTCAATGGCAACTGAGCATCCTAAAacgaaaattaataattaaacacCATTAAATATTGACAATGCCATGCAGTTTCCAATGTCTGCACATATCATTCAAATGCTATAGTCTATTTGATAAAAACATGACCAGAATCATGAATTCATGGCTTTCTAGATTACTAATCCAAAATATTTGTTTAGTTAAGATTACATAAGATTGATTCACAGAAACAACGTATAAATTATTTGTTGTTTGGAGAGAAGCCAATAATTAAGAGTCCAAATAACTGCAGTAACACGATTGTTGAAAGGAATGCAGATGATGTTCATTGACGTAAATCAGCAAttttataaaatgtaattagacaTATGATATAAGACTATAATAATGGTTTCACGATTATAAACATGAAATTTTCTATCAGTGGTACTGCTCGGTGTCCACTAGGGTTGACCTAGGGCTCCACTCTAGAATAACCACAGTAATCGTGAGCTAACTTAAAAGAATGCAAATGTCCAATTAGGAATCAGCGCATTTCTTATATTTGGTAAATGTTCCGTTTGGTTGCCAGGAAAATAGAACTTTTGGAAGAAAAAGCTCACCCCATAAGTAGAACTTTCCTCTCCATTCCCATATTTTCTCAGCAAGCGCCCACAAGagaatttcaaaaaaataaaagagagagagaattaAAAAGCCTAAGATCTAAGCAAAAAGACAATAGATTCAAACGCGTATAGGGATTCtaagtaataaaaaaaacctAAAAAAATGAAATCAAACAGTGCAACAAGCATAATTAGATCTCAATCAGGGAGGAGGAGAGAAGAAGGAAGATCTATGAGAACAGGAATGCATACAACAAATGTAAAAACGAAGAGGTACAAATTACCTTCTAATAAATGGAGATAAGTGCTGAGACTGCCATGGACAGGAGCACGCTGTGGTAGTTGGATACTTCTC encodes:
- the LOC110665716 gene encoding uncharacterized protein LOC110665716 isoform X4, which codes for MSITAMASCSFPRFRVQCSNSKPKRGFGAKNDPNNNKTKKVSSSREDKGMALQQRKSTTKQSTPLPTQAPGLSSRFDGKSKSMDIEFEERLEAVKRSALEQRKADEIDYDAPVKSEKKTIGLGTKIGVGVAVLVFGLVFALGDFLPSGSDGPLEDAIVVDKKLSKEEKATLQARLKQYEATLAVSSKDPTALEVLQGAAVTLAELGEYARASSLLQDLAKEKPTDPEVFRLLGEVKYVLKDYEGSANAYRISVMVSKNVNFEVLRGLTNALLAAKKPDEAVQILLASRERLNSEKPSGIGIKADGNAMETESEVDPIQVDLLLGKVYSDWGHVSDAVSVYDQLISSHPNDFRVYLAKGIILKENGNVGDAERMFIQDGAG
- the LOC110665716 gene encoding uncharacterized protein LOC110665716 isoform X3, with translation MSITAMASCSFPRFRVQCSNSKPKRGFGAKNDPNNNKTKKVSSSREDKGMALQQRKSTTKQSTPLPTQAPGLSSRFDGKSKSMDIEFEERLEAVKRSALEQRKADEIDYDAPVKSEKKTIGLGTKIGVGVAVLVFGLVFALGDFLPSGSDGPLEDAIVVDKKLSKEEKATLQARLKQYEATLAVSSKDPTALEVLQGAAVTLAELGEYARASSLLQDLAKEKPTDPEVFRLLGEVKYVLKDYEGSANAYRISVMVSKNVNFEVLRGLTNALLAAKKPDEAVQILLASRERLNSEKPSGIGIKADGNAMETESEVDPIQVDLLLGKVYSDWGHVSDAVSVYDQLISSHPNDFRVYLAKGIILKENGNVGDAERMFIQQDGAG
- the LOC110665719 gene encoding uncharacterized protein LOC110665719, which translates into the protein MEQPPIPNATPQTPSKDNNKPSKKKPPTPQELISHYQSQGLDSQEASLKVIEDLQNVVFRVISANNKNRKDKFMAETSRKVDVVNNRVAVLDMKLDSKPGYVETFAIGVASGTALRRIESVWPHVIGGIGRIWNAVTSATKPPS
- the LOC110665718 gene encoding pyrophosphate-energized membrane proton pump 2 isoform X2, which translates into the protein MAMLLALVILCIYLFRTTTPQQESSGLGRSTSAYITVAAFLLGALCSGIAGYVGMWVSVRANVRVSSAARRSARDALQVAVRAGGFSALVVVGMAVIGIAILYAAFYVWLGVDSPGSMKVTDLPLLLVGYGFGASFVALFAQLGGGIYTKAADVGADLVGKVEQGIPEDDPRNPAVIADLVGDNVGDCAARGADLFESIAAEIISAMILGGTMAQRCKIEDPSGFILFPLVIHSFDLVISSIGILSIRGARDSSVKSPIEDPMAILQKGYSVTLVLAVLTFGASTRWMLYTEQAPSAWFNFALCGLVGIITAYIFVWITKYYTDYKHEPVRTLALASSTGHGTNIIAGVSLGLESTALPVLVISIAIVSAFWLGHTSGLVDEAGKPTGGLFGTAVATMGMLSTAAYVLTMDMFGPIADNAGGIVEMSQQPESVREITDLLDAVGNTTKATTKGFAIGSAALASFLLFSAYMDEVAAFSHEPFNQVDIAIPEVFIGGLLGSMLIFLFSAWACSAVGRTAQEVVNEVRRQFIERPGIMDYKEKPDYGRCVAIVASASLREMIKPGALAIISPIVVGFLFRILGYYTGHPLLGAKVVASMLMFGTVSGILMALFLNTAGGAWDNAKKYIETGALGGKGSNCHKAAVTGDTVGDPFKDTAGPSLHVLIKMLATITLVMAPVFL
- the LOC110665718 gene encoding pyrophosphate-energized membrane proton pump 2 isoform X1, which codes for MMMDDDVERGNLGPYQERPRTFPNMRSKPYTPFIVRVLMGINVRVLFILLLLGLGAIFYIGASTSPIIVFVFTICIISFLLSIYLTKWVLSKDEGPSEMAQISDAIRDGAEGYFRTQYGTISKMAMLLALVILCIYLFRTTTPQQESSGLGRSTSAYITVAAFLLGALCSGIAGYVGMWVSVRANVRVSSAARRSARDALQVAVRAGGFSALVVVGMAVIGIAILYAAFYVWLGVDSPGSMKVTDLPLLLVGYGFGASFVALFAQLGGGIYTKAADVGADLVGKVEQGIPEDDPRNPAVIADLVGDNVGDCAARGADLFESIAAEIISAMILGGTMAQRCKIEDPSGFILFPLVIHSFDLVISSIGILSIRGARDSSVKSPIEDPMAILQKGYSVTLVLAVLTFGASTRWMLYTEQAPSAWFNFALCGLVGIITAYIFVWITKYYTDYKHEPVRTLALASSTGHGTNIIAGVSLGLESTALPVLVISIAIVSAFWLGHTSGLVDEAGKPTGGLFGTAVATMGMLSTAAYVLTMDMFGPIADNAGGIVEMSQQPESVREITDLLDAVGNTTKATTKGFAIGSAALASFLLFSAYMDEVAAFSHEPFNQVDIAIPEVFIGGLLGSMLIFLFSAWACSAVGRTAQEVVNEVRRQFIERPGIMDYKEKPDYGRCVAIVASASLREMIKPGALAIISPIVVGFLFRILGYYTGHPLLGAKVVASMLMFGTVSGILMALFLNTAGGAWDNAKKYIETGALGGKGSNCHKAAVTGDTVGDPFKDTAGPSLHVLIKMLATITLVMAPVFL